From the genome of Prionailurus bengalensis isolate Pbe53 chromosome D1, Fcat_Pben_1.1_paternal_pri, whole genome shotgun sequence:
CTCTGGCACACTTCAGCCAGTCCCCTCCTAGCAACGGCGGAAGTGGTGCGTACTTGTATGTGGGTGTGCCATATGCATGTATATGCTCTTAGGGGAGGCTGAGGCTGCTCTGGGGGAGTGAGGTCTGGGATGTCCACTTCTGCTGACTGAGGCAGGTCAAGGTGTCTGTGGGGTGGTGGCTGTATTGGGGTGATAATCAGGAGTCATAGCATTTGGTGGAGGGCTAGTGGGGCAGGGCTGTGTGTCCTGCTGGGGCTGCGGACCTTCAGGGAATGGGgtgacccccccgcccccaccccagccttggtACCAGCAGCTTGATCAGCTCCGCCTTGTGCATAGGCTGTAGGCCATCGATACAGGACTTGAGCTCCGTCAGTGCTGCCTTGGCATCTGCATTGACATCGTACTTGCCAAGAGGTCCCTCATATAGCTCCTCTGGGGACCCCACCAGCAGCGTTTGTAGGAAGTCCATGAAAAAGTCACTGTTGTCATCCCCGATGGCCAGCCCTGTGAGGTGGGGGCAAGGTGACACCAGCACAAGAGAATTCCATTCCAGCCCACCCCAGACCTCCCAGCACTCCAGCCTCGGCGGTGTCCAGAACTTCTGCATCAATGCCCACCTCACTTGCCCCAGGTGTGCCCCCATGATCACCCTGCCTCACCTCCCCCAGGTCTTACTCCATAATACCCCCTAACTCTACCTGGCCACAGACCCCTCCTGTCACCCCTAGCCTCGGCAGCGTCTCCCACTCTGGGGTTCCCTGGCATTACTAGGGAAGGGGCGGCAAGACCCTAATGTGGCTGGAATTCACCCTC
Proteins encoded in this window:
- the SCGB1C1 gene encoding secretoglobin family 1C member 1, with the protein product MKGSSTLLLVALTLLCSCGLAIGDDNSDFFMDFLQTLLVGSPEELYEGPLGKYDVNADAKAALTELKSCIDGLQPMHKAELIKLLVPRLGWGRGGHPIP